TTACTAATTAAACGACCTTCGGCTGGATGATTGAGGCGAAGTTTTTCTTCGTTGTTAAGCCAAGGTATAGGGTTAGGGTAAAGGATACTCGCCAAAGCTTGTCCGGCGATGCTGAGTAGTGGTTTTTGCTGCTCCCGACTTATTGCTGTATCTGTAAGCACGTCTTGGAGTTGAATTAATTCCTCGCGGTGAGCCTGCTGTAATAGCGAATAGCAGCGTGCATGGGCGTATTGCACGGCAAATAAGCTTTGTGGATTTATAATGTTTAAATTATTTGTTTTGCTTATCTGTTGCCCTAAACTCCCCATAGTCAGATGTTGTAACCAAGCCGCTAACATTAAGTGAGACAATTCTAAATAAATCCAGCCAGGGGGAACTACTTCAACTTGAAAAACGTCGCCACAAGTCTTCCATAAGTCGGAGGCGATCGCATTTGCTATGTCCACAGCTTTTTGATTCTGAGATTTTTCTAACCGCAGGGCTATACCAGAAATATATAAAATTCTTTTTTCATCTCTACCTTTATATAGAGGA
The genomic region above belongs to Calothrix sp. NIES-2098 and contains:
- a CDS encoding arginyl tRNA synthetase anticodon binding protein; this translates as MTENPQIGDEAVFINNYVRFQLLVSKYTAIKQLTYSYIKKSLSVYTCEAENVCIKQGKFPLYKGRDEKRILYISGIALRLEKSQNQKAVDIANAIASDLWKTCGDVFQVEVVPPGWIYLELSHLMLAAWLQHLTMGSLGQQISKTNNLNIINPQSLFAVQYAHARCYSLLQQAHREELIQLQDVLTDTAISREQQKPLLSIAGQALASILYPNPIPWLNNEEKLRLNHPAEGRLISKLVEVVDNLKCDSFGSAINWEKVALDLSQAFENFWSQCRIWGKVKIKSPLLAQARLGLVMATQHVLKLLLEEKLGVFAPLEL